Proteins from a single region of Bdellovibrio bacteriovorus HD100:
- a CDS encoding polyhydroxyalkanoate synthesis regulator DNA-binding domain-containing protein, which produces MTSKPNSKVKIIKRYQNRKLYDTQQSCYVTLDDIAKMIRTNEEVMVIDNKSKNDITAATLTQIIFEAEKKASQYAPLFTLREIIQNGNGSISGYLAKLGAFPQDYMTKQQVNTVVENASTDSVKQNLENRVATAATRYNTDTTAKVAAEKATVLPGLQQDDETPNLPGTSLLNN; this is translated from the coding sequence ATGACATCGAAGCCAAATTCTAAAGTTAAAATCATCAAGCGCTATCAGAACCGCAAACTCTACGACACTCAACAAAGCTGCTATGTGACTTTGGACGATATCGCTAAGATGATCCGCACTAACGAAGAAGTGATGGTTATCGACAACAAGTCTAAAAATGACATCACAGCTGCGACTCTGACTCAGATCATCTTCGAAGCTGAAAAGAAAGCATCTCAGTACGCTCCTCTTTTCACACTGCGTGAGATCATCCAGAACGGTAACGGCAGCATCTCTGGTTACTTGGCTAAACTTGGCGCGTTCCCTCAGGACTACATGACCAAGCAACAAGTGAACACAGTTGTTGAAAACGCTTCTACTGACAGCGTTAAACAAAACTTGGAAAACCGCGTTGCAACTGCAGCGACTCGCTACAACACAGACACTACTGCTAAAGTAGCTGCTGAAAAAGCGACTGTACTTCCAGGTCTTCAGCAAGACGACGAAACTCCAAACCTGCCAGGCACTTCTTTGTTGAACAACTAA
- a CDS encoding helix-turn-helix domain-containing protein, giving the protein MTEADVQSIALFFYFALLDDQKAIEASSQALALCRARKARNPDLKNSVAIVAATKTVWDKFKVRVSRGRPNTTVESGWLIPDAVDLGPWREFQKSASEDELLTVIWSKILKISDDDISAGLGITEGTIRYRLGRALRKLGSMTQGVSKLKHGSAGK; this is encoded by the coding sequence ATGACCGAAGCTGACGTACAATCTATCGCTTTGTTTTTCTATTTTGCCCTGCTTGATGATCAAAAAGCGATAGAGGCTTCATCCCAAGCGCTGGCCCTTTGTCGGGCTCGCAAGGCGCGAAATCCTGATTTAAAAAATTCTGTCGCCATTGTTGCCGCGACCAAAACGGTCTGGGACAAGTTTAAAGTGCGTGTTTCCCGCGGGCGTCCCAACACCACGGTGGAATCCGGCTGGCTGATCCCGGATGCCGTCGATCTGGGCCCATGGCGTGAATTTCAAAAATCCGCCTCAGAAGACGAGCTATTGACTGTTATTTGGTCTAAAATCCTGAAGATAAGTGACGATGATATTTCGGCCGGTTTGGGCATCACCGAAGGCACCATTCGATATCGATTGGGCCGGGCTTTGCGCAAACTGGGAAGCATGACCCAAGGTGTGAGTAAACTAAAGCATGGCTCAGCAGGAAAATAA
- a CDS encoding JAB domain-containing protein: MREVSTSLQAYEILRNEINPHAEELWVIALDSQMNLVLKEMLFRGTVDFCMIHPRDIFRCLVQANASSFILAHNHPSQNVLPSEQDLILTRRIHQLAQMFEIPLNDHLVVCENNYFSMADHGYFKKWRKTRTVRSLTV, encoded by the coding sequence ATGAGAGAAGTGTCCACAAGCCTGCAAGCCTATGAAATCCTGCGCAACGAAATCAACCCCCATGCCGAAGAGCTGTGGGTCATCGCCCTGGACTCGCAAATGAATCTGGTCCTCAAAGAAATGCTGTTTCGGGGGACGGTGGATTTTTGTATGATTCACCCGCGCGACATCTTCCGCTGCCTGGTGCAGGCCAATGCCAGTTCATTTATTCTGGCGCACAATCACCCCAGCCAAAACGTTCTGCCCTCGGAACAGGATCTGATCCTGACCCGGCGAATTCATCAACTGGCGCAGATGTTTGAAATCCCGCTGAACGATCATCTCGTCGTCTGTGAAAACAATTATTTTAGTATGGCTGATCATGGGTATTTTAAGAAGTGGCGAAAGACGCGGACTGTGCGCAGTCTTACTGTATAG
- a CDS encoding tetratricopeptide repeat protein: protein MFPYTRTAIIVPFLMTLTACATFTSNESDDKAPYYEASFNDRNRAPASFAPAVVSPEDNGAASLDPLYMRTQADYYFAMGEAYALEGNSQKAVEAFKMVLIYDTNSPAVNMRLAAEFLKQGMITESLAQAEEAVAKDPKNVDSHLLLGGLYSSLKLYPKAMEQYNTVMKLQPDNTEAPLYIGALYSEQKQSDKAVKYFESLLKNPEYNTPYLAHYYIGRVRLEQPEAKYQKAAEASFKKALELKPDFADAVLTLGVLYSKQKTEDKAVSLYRAFQKENSPSPRVAEVLAQIYIERGDYENAYEQLEVMENDSDEPLNVRMKMALILIEQKRYDTAVAKLEEILKDAPESDKVRFYLAAVYEETRQHEKAVKEYTKIPSTSTYYGEAVVHAAYLLKGLGRLNEGLEVAAAGLKARQDQPQIFAMYASLLDEKGDYKNASATLEQGLKKFPENAQLRFYYGTINDRMGNKDVVVTEMQKVLELDPNHVQGLNYLAFTWAEMGVKLPEAEKLARRALELEPTDGYVLDTLGWILYKQNKFAESIKFLEAAYKHQSTVSIIAEHLGDAYYKHSMVDKAKKMYKKAADLETEPKKVQEIRSKITAIEKQELNGTPRLPASVEKPVAEHASEK, encoded by the coding sequence ATGTTTCCATACACTAGGACCGCAATCATCGTTCCTTTCCTGATGACCCTCACGGCTTGCGCGACCTTCACGTCAAATGAGTCTGACGACAAAGCCCCTTACTACGAGGCATCATTCAACGATAGAAATCGCGCTCCTGCTTCCTTTGCTCCGGCGGTGGTCTCTCCGGAAGACAACGGTGCGGCCTCTTTGGATCCACTCTACATGCGCACTCAGGCGGATTATTACTTCGCGATGGGTGAGGCTTACGCTCTGGAAGGCAACTCCCAGAAAGCGGTGGAAGCTTTCAAAATGGTTCTTATTTACGATACCAATTCCCCGGCCGTGAACATGCGTCTGGCGGCAGAATTTCTGAAGCAGGGCATGATCACCGAATCTTTGGCGCAGGCTGAAGAAGCGGTGGCGAAAGACCCTAAGAACGTCGATAGCCACTTGTTGCTGGGTGGTTTGTATTCCTCCCTGAAGCTTTATCCAAAAGCGATGGAACAATACAACACCGTGATGAAGCTGCAGCCAGACAACACCGAAGCGCCCCTTTACATTGGTGCTTTGTACTCGGAACAGAAACAGTCTGACAAAGCGGTGAAGTACTTTGAGTCCCTGCTGAAAAACCCTGAATACAACACTCCGTACCTGGCTCACTACTATATCGGACGCGTGCGTCTGGAGCAGCCTGAAGCCAAATACCAAAAAGCGGCAGAAGCTTCCTTCAAGAAAGCTCTGGAGCTGAAGCCGGATTTCGCGGATGCGGTTCTGACTTTGGGTGTTCTTTATTCCAAGCAGAAAACGGAAGACAAAGCCGTGTCCTTGTACCGTGCTTTCCAGAAGGAAAACTCTCCAAGCCCACGTGTGGCGGAAGTCCTGGCGCAGATCTATATCGAGCGCGGTGATTATGAAAATGCGTATGAGCAGCTGGAAGTGATGGAAAATGATTCCGACGAGCCGCTGAATGTTCGCATGAAGATGGCTTTGATCCTGATTGAACAGAAACGTTACGACACTGCGGTGGCAAAACTGGAAGAGATCCTGAAAGATGCTCCAGAGTCTGACAAAGTTCGTTTCTATCTGGCCGCGGTTTATGAAGAAACCCGCCAGCATGAAAAAGCCGTGAAAGAGTACACGAAGATCCCTTCCACCAGCACTTACTATGGTGAAGCCGTGGTTCACGCTGCTTACCTGCTAAAAGGGTTGGGCCGTTTGAATGAAGGTTTGGAAGTGGCGGCCGCTGGTTTGAAAGCACGCCAGGATCAGCCTCAGATCTTTGCGATGTATGCTTCCTTGCTGGATGAAAAGGGCGACTATAAAAATGCCTCTGCGACATTGGAGCAGGGTCTGAAAAAGTTCCCGGAAAATGCTCAGCTTCGTTTCTATTACGGTACGATCAACGACCGTATGGGCAACAAAGATGTGGTCGTAACAGAAATGCAAAAGGTGCTGGAGTTGGATCCAAACCATGTGCAGGGCCTGAACTATCTGGCTTTCACCTGGGCTGAAATGGGCGTGAAACTGCCGGAAGCCGAAAAGCTGGCGCGTCGTGCGCTGGAGCTTGAGCCGACGGATGGTTATGTTCTGGATACTCTGGGCTGGATCTTGTACAAACAAAACAAGTTCGCTGAATCCATCAAGTTCCTGGAGGCCGCTTACAAACATCAGTCCACGGTGAGCATCATTGCTGAGCACCTGGGTGATGCATACTACAAGCATTCCATGGTGGATAAAGCCAAGAAGATGTACAAGAAAGCCGCGGATCTGGAAACCGAACCTAAAAAGGTTCAGGAAATCCGCAGCAAAATCACGGCGATTGAAAAGCAGGAGCTGAACGGCACACCTCGTCTGCCAGCTTCCGTTGAAAAGCCGGTGGCAGAACACGCTTCTGAAAAATAG
- the lpoB gene encoding penicillin-binding protein activator LpoB has protein sequence MKKNLTFAAVALSFLAMTSCGPKAFVKGQYDDVNRENLLNDQWSETDMQKAVQDLVASLMTSPSINGAKKMPVVMVTGLQNKTSEHIDTQSIMDMVRVELMKSGKVGFIDKEARQDIADEYNYQNSGMVEEGTKKGPGGQIGADFIINGRLDSIVQEVGKDKSVYYKLTLNLTNLKSSMITWSDQKQIRKTFKKKSIGL, from the coding sequence ATGAAAAAGAATCTGACTTTTGCAGCCGTGGCTCTTTCTTTCTTGGCAATGACCAGTTGTGGTCCGAAAGCTTTTGTGAAAGGCCAGTACGACGACGTGAACCGTGAAAATCTTCTGAATGATCAGTGGTCTGAAACTGACATGCAGAAAGCAGTTCAGGATCTGGTGGCAAGTTTGATGACTTCTCCATCCATCAATGGCGCGAAAAAAATGCCAGTGGTTATGGTGACCGGCCTTCAGAATAAAACCAGCGAACACATCGACACTCAAAGCATCATGGACATGGTTCGTGTAGAGCTTATGAAATCCGGCAAAGTGGGTTTCATCGATAAAGAAGCCCGTCAGGATATCGCAGATGAATACAACTATCAGAATTCCGGTATGGTTGAAGAAGGCACCAAAAAAGGCCCAGGCGGTCAGATTGGCGCAGACTTCATCATCAACGGTCGTCTGGATTCCATCGTTCAGGAAGTGGGCAAAGACAAGTCCGTTTACTACAAACTGACTTTGAATCTGACCAACCTGAAATCCAGCATGATCACCTGGTCTGATCAGAAGCAGATCCGTAAAACATTCAAAAAGAAATCCATTGGTCTATAA
- a CDS encoding zf-HC2 domain-containing protein yields MAQQENKVQLSKKNKREISPFIGHELLYDYLTGTLDPERRSAVEDHVKFSRDAQLDLGKIENGQKYAELLADTRVSEPIISQINAPSSYLTVLMQKSNFDKWPQGLKWGLEALVVVGVIVTLLSVTPWQKVMQLGSLTGSKEVILAEVSKTETATVVQETPEFVDEGAKETAPAVTAKTPDTPAAATPAPVASATPTPAAPAAVAVKPDKPAETAPAAASGGFLYRGEISATNIESIGPKINDKILELGGRKAGSVELGWKKTPTSMYYHLTIPEAKYQDLMNYLGTYGKTKFSKEKHPRVMPDGIIRLIFTLDESKK; encoded by the coding sequence ATGGCTCAGCAGGAAAATAAAGTTCAGCTCTCCAAAAAAAACAAAAGAGAGATTTCTCCGTTCATCGGGCATGAGCTGCTTTATGACTATTTGACGGGGACTCTGGATCCCGAACGCCGTTCTGCAGTTGAAGATCATGTTAAATTTTCGCGTGATGCCCAGTTGGATCTGGGAAAAATCGAAAATGGCCAGAAGTACGCCGAGTTGCTGGCGGACACGCGTGTGTCTGAACCGATTATTTCGCAAATCAATGCCCCTTCCAGCTATCTCACAGTCCTGATGCAAAAATCCAACTTCGACAAATGGCCTCAAGGTCTTAAATGGGGCCTCGAAGCCCTGGTTGTTGTCGGGGTGATTGTGACTTTGCTGTCCGTGACTCCATGGCAGAAAGTCATGCAGTTGGGCAGTCTGACTGGATCCAAAGAAGTGATTCTGGCGGAGGTTTCCAAAACTGAAACCGCCACGGTGGTGCAGGAAACTCCGGAATTCGTGGATGAAGGGGCTAAAGAGACGGCTCCAGCTGTGACAGCGAAGACTCCGGATACACCTGCGGCAGCCACTCCGGCTCCGGTGGCTTCAGCGACACCGACACCAGCGGCACCGGCTGCGGTGGCAGTAAAGCCGGATAAACCCGCAGAAACCGCACCTGCGGCGGCCTCCGGTGGGTTCCTTTATCGTGGTGAAATCTCTGCGACTAACATTGAAAGCATTGGCCCTAAGATCAATGACAAGATCCTTGAACTGGGTGGTCGTAAGGCCGGTTCCGTGGAGCTGGGTTGGAAGAAAACTCCGACATCCATGTATTATCACCTTACAATTCCTGAAGCGAAGTATCAGGACCTGATGAACTATCTGGGCACTTATGGGAAGACCAAATTTTCCAAAGAAAAACACCCTCGTGTGATGCCAGACGGAATCATTCGTCTGATCTTCACTTTGGATGAATCCAAAAAGTGA
- a CDS encoding rod shape-determining protein: MSFFDKVQDYFSNDIAIDLGTANTLVYVKGRGIILDEPSVVAVQKNYRGMQNRVLAVGKEAKDMLGRTPGSIVAIRPIKDGVIADFEVTQSMLKYFIGKSLGEKKSFIRPRIIICVPYGITQVEKRAVKEAAQSAGAREVYLIEEPMAAAIGAGLPITEPSGNMVVDMGGGTTGVAVISLGGIVYCKSIKVAGDKFDEAIVNYVRRQFNLLIGERTAENIKIQIGNAYPFEEEKSMEIKGRDLVAGAPKTIEITSSQVNDALMDPLSEVVDAVRTALEKTPPELASDIVDNGIVLTGGGALLANLDVLLRERTGLPVSIAEDPLSCVVMGSGKVLDQLDLLRQLTVD; encoded by the coding sequence ATGAGTTTTTTTGACAAAGTTCAAGATTATTTTTCTAACGACATCGCCATTGACCTTGGCACCGCCAACACACTTGTTTACGTAAAAGGCCGCGGAATCATCCTTGATGAACCTTCCGTGGTTGCGGTCCAAAAGAATTATCGTGGGATGCAAAACCGCGTTCTTGCCGTAGGTAAAGAAGCCAAAGACATGTTGGGACGTACACCTGGCAGCATCGTGGCGATCCGCCCGATCAAAGATGGTGTTATCGCTGACTTCGAAGTCACCCAGTCCATGCTGAAGTACTTCATCGGCAAATCCCTTGGCGAGAAAAAATCCTTCATCCGTCCTCGTATCATCATCTGCGTTCCTTACGGAATCACTCAGGTTGAAAAACGTGCGGTGAAAGAGGCGGCTCAATCCGCAGGGGCTCGTGAGGTTTATCTGATCGAGGAACCAATGGCAGCGGCGATCGGTGCCGGCCTTCCGATCACTGAACCATCCGGCAACATGGTTGTCGACATGGGCGGTGGTACTACGGGTGTGGCGGTGATTTCTTTGGGTGGTATTGTTTACTGCAAATCCATCAAAGTTGCCGGTGACAAGTTTGACGAGGCGATCGTGAACTATGTTCGTCGTCAGTTCAACCTTCTGATCGGTGAAAGAACCGCAGAAAACATCAAAATCCAAATCGGTAACGCTTATCCGTTTGAAGAAGAAAAATCCATGGAGATCAAAGGCCGTGACCTTGTGGCCGGTGCTCCAAAAACCATCGAAATCACTTCTTCTCAAGTGAACGATGCTTTGATGGATCCTTTGTCTGAAGTGGTGGATGCAGTTCGTACCGCTCTGGAAAAAACTCCACCGGAACTGGCTTCTGATATCGTGGACAACGGGATCGTTCTGACGGGCGGGGGCGCTTTGCTGGCGAACCTGGACGTGCTTCTGAGAGAAAGAACTGGACTGCCGGTTTCTATCGCGGAAGACCCACTTTCCTGCGTGGTGATGGGTTCCGGTAAAGTTCTCGACCAGCTTGACCTTCTCAGACAGCTTACAGTCGATTAG
- a CDS encoding HAMP domain-containing sensor histidine kinase, whose protein sequence is MKTLRKKPKRSLRTILIIWFVLFSVVPLAFVTGYSMIKYEKAIDHELSQRLSGNAREVELILADLLTSIQQKRDRYVRDPSLVYHMAEGDSGTIRNISSQWIKADNISSLTFFNREGRMLASVFKDEKENVRSFVPVQDAVFLSAKYMAQVKDQREISLAEFGDKQKVNLILISKITGAGGRVVGYMEQVMDLNKAFVSKIKSRLKLELIFFSDNGQAIVASHPDFYLYKKDFFRPYFRPGAEPFFDLNVRSTPYGFLIYPLNWGITKFYVALGASKSEAKAVLKNVNYAFISVVGAVIVLLILTILVTSSWVLKPLYELVDALQSFESQEQAVTIPVKNDTEIGLLTESFNEMSKKIWVARSDLRKKITELEAANKELKDTQTKLVHSAKMVSLGQLVAGVAHELNNPIGFIYSNMTHLKEYSEKLIELAKVAEKDPPKLPALKEEYEFDYIVKDLPKLVASCQDGARRTRDIVLGLRNFSRLEEAKLQEIDVHQSLDTTLNLLQGEIKNRIEIHRQYEPTPLIHCYASQVNQVFMNILSNAVQAIEGSGHIWISTSALKDYKGSKDKRGWVQVSIQDSGKGMSADVLEKIFDPFFTTKGVGQGTGLGLSISYGIVQNHGGEIQARSEVGVGTEFIVIIPVYPPIQEKNPQPTS, encoded by the coding sequence GTGAAAACACTCCGGAAGAAACCCAAACGATCCCTGCGCACGATCCTGATCATCTGGTTCGTCCTGTTTTCAGTCGTGCCACTGGCGTTCGTTACCGGTTATTCCATGATCAAATACGAAAAAGCCATCGATCATGAGCTGTCCCAGCGCTTGAGCGGCAATGCCCGGGAAGTGGAGCTGATCCTGGCGGATCTTCTGACCAGCATTCAGCAAAAACGCGACCGCTATGTGCGCGATCCAAGCCTTGTGTATCACATGGCGGAAGGGGACAGTGGCACCATCCGCAATATCTCCTCCCAATGGATCAAGGCTGACAATATTTCCAGTCTGACTTTCTTTAATCGCGAAGGCCGCATGCTGGCCTCGGTTTTCAAAGACGAAAAAGAGAACGTGCGCAGCTTTGTTCCCGTGCAGGATGCGGTTTTTCTGTCTGCGAAATATATGGCGCAGGTTAAAGATCAGCGTGAAATCTCTTTGGCTGAATTCGGTGACAAACAAAAAGTAAATCTGATCCTGATCTCCAAAATCACCGGGGCCGGTGGCCGCGTTGTGGGTTACATGGAACAGGTGATGGACCTGAACAAAGCCTTTGTGTCCAAGATCAAAAGCCGCCTGAAGCTGGAGCTGATCTTTTTCTCGGACAACGGGCAGGCGATCGTTGCCAGTCATCCGGATTTCTATCTCTATAAAAAAGACTTTTTCCGTCCTTACTTCCGCCCGGGGGCGGAACCCTTCTTTGATCTGAATGTGCGCAGCACTCCCTATGGTTTTTTGATCTATCCGCTGAATTGGGGCATCACAAAGTTCTATGTGGCGCTAGGTGCTTCCAAGAGCGAAGCCAAGGCCGTTCTTAAGAACGTCAACTATGCCTTTATCAGCGTCGTCGGTGCGGTTATTGTCCTGTTGATTCTGACAATTCTGGTGACCTCAAGCTGGGTTCTGAAACCACTTTACGAACTGGTCGATGCCCTGCAGTCCTTTGAATCCCAGGAACAGGCTGTCACCATCCCGGTGAAAAATGACACCGAGATCGGTCTTTTGACAGAGTCCTTCAATGAAATGAGCAAAAAAATCTGGGTGGCCCGTTCGGATCTTCGCAAGAAGATCACGGAACTTGAAGCGGCCAACAAAGAGCTGAAAGACACTCAGACTAAGCTTGTTCACTCTGCCAAAATGGTCAGTCTGGGGCAGTTGGTGGCGGGTGTGGCGCACGAGCTGAATAATCCGATTGGGTTTATCTACAGCAACATGACCCATCTGAAGGAATATTCTGAAAAACTGATCGAGCTTGCCAAGGTTGCCGAGAAAGATCCGCCGAAACTTCCGGCCCTGAAAGAAGAGTACGAATTTGACTATATCGTGAAGGATCTGCCGAAACTGGTGGCGTCTTGTCAGGATGGGGCTCGTCGTACGCGTGACATCGTTCTGGGTCTGCGCAATTTCTCTCGTCTGGAAGAGGCAAAGCTTCAGGAAATCGACGTTCATCAAAGCCTGGATACAACTTTGAATCTGTTGCAGGGTGAAATCAAAAACCGCATCGAGATTCATCGTCAGTATGAACCTACTCCTTTGATCCACTGTTATGCCAGCCAGGTGAATCAGGTGTTCATGAACATTCTGTCCAATGCGGTTCAGGCGATTGAAGGCAGCGGTCACATCTGGATTTCCACTTCGGCCTTGAAGGACTACAAGGGCTCCAAGGACAAACGGGGCTGGGTGCAAGTCTCAATTCAAGACAGCGGTAAAGGCATGTCCGCCGATGTTCTGGAAAAGATCTTCGACCCGTTCTTCACCACCAAGGGGGTCGGTCAGGGGACGGGACTGGGTTTGAGCATCTCTTATGGTATTGTTCAGAACCACGGGGGCGAAATTCAGGCCCGCTCGGAAGTGGGCGTAGGCACAGAGTTTATCGTGATCATCCCGGTTTATCCGCCGATTCAGGAAAAGAACCCTCAACCAACGTCCTAA
- a CDS encoding COG3014 family protein: MNRFAQRLTHAVGLFLVLPLMGCATYQSKVQPAREALARHDFTKALADLKPLADKENDDQLAYLMDYGVALQVAGQLKESNQILMKADRLAELVDYQSVSRIAGSLALNEEMVQYKGDTFEKIFINAYLAMNFLEMDQLDDALVEARRINEKYLKYRADEKQAFELNSFSKYLSAVIWEASRSYDDAYIAYAEAYKIDPSISTIREDLIRSAKLARRMDSYKDWKKKFPDVVESDSWYDRSNGELVIIYQQGWGPRKSAGKNNGHTLPTLVPVRSQTQRARLYLSSQTEPLLSREVYDVQSAAMKTLEEDYGILFAKRMAGIATKAVLSDQIRQQNQALGDLAYIALLVADRADVRQWSFLPQTIQIIRVPLRAGTYKFRLEGVDYSNTSTGEGLDSRDVEIKAGQKKFVIWRSLK; encoded by the coding sequence ATGAATCGTTTTGCTCAAAGACTCACGCATGCCGTGGGTCTTTTTTTAGTTTTGCCCCTGATGGGTTGCGCCACTTACCAAAGTAAAGTGCAACCCGCCCGCGAGGCATTGGCTCGTCATGATTTCACCAAGGCTCTGGCGGACTTGAAGCCCCTGGCCGACAAGGAAAATGACGATCAGCTGGCGTACCTGATGGACTACGGTGTAGCCCTGCAGGTGGCCGGACAACTGAAAGAGAGCAATCAGATTCTGATGAAAGCCGATCGCCTGGCTGAACTGGTCGATTATCAGTCGGTTTCCCGCATCGCCGGATCCTTGGCGCTGAATGAGGAAATGGTTCAGTACAAGGGCGACACTTTTGAAAAGATTTTCATCAACGCCTATCTGGCAATGAATTTCCTGGAGATGGATCAGCTGGATGATGCTCTGGTTGAAGCCCGTCGTATCAATGAAAAATATCTGAAATACCGTGCCGATGAAAAACAGGCGTTTGAGCTGAACTCGTTCAGTAAATATCTGTCGGCCGTGATCTGGGAAGCCAGCCGCAGTTATGATGATGCTTACATCGCTTACGCGGAAGCCTACAAAATTGACCCGTCCATTTCCACGATCCGCGAGGACCTGATTCGTTCGGCAAAACTGGCCCGTCGCATGGACAGCTACAAGGACTGGAAAAAGAAATTCCCTGATGTTGTGGAATCTGACTCTTGGTATGACCGCTCCAATGGAGAGCTGGTGATCATTTATCAACAGGGTTGGGGGCCGCGAAAATCCGCGGGTAAAAACAACGGACACACTTTGCCGACGCTGGTGCCGGTGCGCAGTCAGACTCAAAGGGCACGGTTGTATCTATCAAGCCAAACCGAGCCGCTGTTAAGCCGCGAGGTTTATGATGTGCAGTCCGCCGCCATGAAAACCCTGGAAGAGGACTATGGAATCCTTTTCGCCAAACGGATGGCTGGCATTGCCACCAAAGCCGTTTTGTCAGATCAGATCCGCCAGCAGAATCAGGCTTTGGGGGATTTGGCTTACATCGCGTTGTTGGTGGCCGATCGCGCGGATGTGCGACAGTGGTCTTTCCTGCCACAGACTATTCAAATCATCCGTGTGCCGTTGCGCGCGGGAACCTACAAGTTCCGCCTGGAAGGCGTGGACTACAGCAATACATCCACAGGGGAAGGTCTTGATTCCCGTGACGTGGAAATCAAAGCCGGTCAGAAGAAATTCGTGATCTGGCGATCACTGAAATAG